A stretch of the Natribaculum luteum genome encodes the following:
- a CDS encoding acetate--CoA ligase family protein — translation MEQLERLFDPQAIAVIGASQNPKKRGHTTLSDLQRWGYEGDIYPVNPKYEEVLGLPTYDSVLAIPEQVDLAFIAIPAQYVPDTIRECGKAGIAGAVINTAGFGEVGEEALEEELAAAAEESNVRIIGPNIQGADFVHQHVHLLGGVRTNPGQLGMVTQSGNMGVALSIDAEDRGTVGFSYNIGVGNETDLEFHEYLQFLGEDDNTDGVVAYVEGMNDGRAFLREARSVSREKPIVAYKSGRTAEGRESAKSHTASLAGNIDVVEASYRQAGVYPLDNIDLLVPVAEALTTCPIPDGPNVAVLTDGGGHATVTADAIERAGLEVPNLTSETQKTLEELYELSPNLTNPVDVMGLSDHETMWYDTARHILEDPNIDALLITGAALGYEECWDEDEPERDIAIARKLTALVDEVDKPIVFNSMWEELGCSTALSHLSKNGVPVYEQIDTSVAALRALAEYGDHLSHVDEKSDFSLDTNENASPVVTDAVHDGRTTLSEFESKTMLADHGAPVTSFELAETAEEAVDIADEFDGSVAMKISSPDIVHKTEAGGVELDIEDEQGVRDAFHRIRTSVSDYDPSAQVEGVLVSPMVPNGVELLVGVVNDPEIGPVVTCGIGGTLVEVVDDVAFRALPVTEHDARTMIDDIEAQALLDGPRDLPAVDRDELVELLLSVSDLVTNNPAIEELDINPVVATEDGLSVLDASLELDAE, via the coding sequence ATGGAGCAACTCGAACGACTGTTCGATCCGCAAGCTATTGCCGTCATCGGAGCATCCCAAAACCCGAAAAAACGCGGTCACACCACGCTATCGGATCTCCAACGCTGGGGATACGAAGGCGACATCTATCCGGTGAATCCAAAATACGAGGAAGTACTAGGGTTGCCGACGTATGACTCGGTTCTCGCCATCCCGGAGCAGGTCGACCTGGCGTTCATCGCGATCCCTGCGCAGTACGTCCCTGATACGATCCGTGAGTGCGGCAAAGCGGGCATCGCGGGTGCGGTGATCAACACGGCAGGATTCGGTGAGGTAGGTGAAGAAGCCCTCGAGGAGGAACTCGCCGCGGCCGCCGAAGAAAGCAACGTACGGATCATCGGGCCCAACATCCAGGGTGCCGATTTCGTCCATCAGCACGTCCACTTGTTAGGCGGCGTCCGGACGAATCCCGGGCAATTGGGAATGGTAACCCAGTCCGGGAATATGGGGGTAGCGCTCTCGATCGACGCCGAAGACAGGGGAACCGTCGGGTTCAGCTACAACATTGGTGTCGGGAACGAGACCGACCTCGAGTTCCACGAGTACCTCCAGTTCCTCGGCGAGGATGACAACACTGACGGCGTTGTCGCGTACGTCGAGGGGATGAACGATGGACGAGCCTTCCTCCGCGAGGCCCGCAGCGTCTCGCGCGAGAAACCGATCGTGGCATACAAATCCGGACGAACCGCTGAAGGAAGGGAATCCGCCAAGTCCCATACCGCGTCACTGGCTGGCAACATCGACGTGGTGGAAGCGTCCTACCGACAGGCTGGGGTCTACCCTCTCGACAACATCGACTTACTTGTTCCCGTTGCTGAGGCACTGACAACCTGTCCGATCCCGGACGGTCCAAATGTGGCCGTACTCACAGACGGGGGAGGTCACGCGACGGTAACGGCTGACGCCATCGAACGAGCCGGCCTTGAAGTCCCGAATCTGACCTCGGAGACCCAGAAAACGCTTGAAGAACTCTACGAACTGTCACCAAACCTTACCAATCCGGTTGACGTGATGGGGCTGTCTGACCACGAGACGATGTGGTACGACACCGCACGTCACATCCTCGAGGATCCGAACATCGACGCCCTCCTGATCACGGGAGCGGCGCTCGGTTACGAGGAGTGCTGGGACGAAGACGAACCCGAACGCGATATCGCCATCGCTCGCAAGCTCACGGCGCTGGTCGACGAGGTCGATAAGCCAATCGTATTCAACAGTATGTGGGAGGAACTTGGGTGTTCGACTGCGCTGAGTCACCTCTCAAAGAACGGTGTGCCGGTGTACGAACAGATCGACACGTCGGTGGCAGCACTCAGAGCGCTCGCCGAGTACGGCGACCACCTGTCTCACGTAGACGAAAAGTCGGATTTCAGTCTCGATACCAACGAGAACGCGAGCCCTGTCGTCACCGACGCGGTCCATGACGGCCGGACGACTCTCTCCGAGTTCGAATCCAAGACAATGCTCGCAGATCACGGTGCCCCAGTGACATCGTTTGAACTTGCGGAAACGGCCGAAGAAGCCGTCGACATTGCAGACGAGTTCGACGGATCTGTCGCTATGAAGATCTCGTCGCCGGACATCGTCCACAAGACCGAAGCTGGCGGCGTCGAGCTGGATATTGAGGATGAACAGGGAGTTCGCGACGCGTTCCACCGGATTCGTACCAGCGTAAGCGACTACGATCCGTCCGCCCAAGTAGAGGGTGTCCTCGTCTCCCCGATGGTTCCGAACGGGGTCGAACTGCTGGTGGGCGTGGTGAACGATCCTGAGATAGGACCGGTCGTCACCTGCGGAATCGGTGGAACCCTCGTCGAGGTAGTTGACGATGTCGCGTTTCGAGCACTCCCGGTCACCGAGCACGACGCCCGAACGATGATAGACGATATCGAAGCCCAGGCGCTACTCGACGGCCCACGCGACCTCCCAGCAGTCGATAGAGACGAACTGGTCGAACTCCTCCTGTCCGTCTCCGATCTCGTGACGAACAATCCCGCAATTGAAGAACTGGACATCAATCCGGTGGTCGCCACCGAGGACGGACTGTCAGTACTCGACGCGAGCCTCGAACTCGACGCCGAGTGA
- a CDS encoding NAD(P)/FAD-dependent oxidoreductase: MTDSDTDYDVVIVGGGVAGCASAYHLASDHDVAIVERGQIAGEASGLAAGLVAPTLFYGDHPDVARYANEWFRAFDGTQNFSYHERPRIEFVQPDSKEIARGRAANLSDEGFPVSFLDPEEVEQEYPWFDASRFAGAVEYADTGWVDPYEYTVSLQKAAEDRGVDVFTNTPVSSFHVEDGIAEVELSKRSLSAEYVVMAAGWRTRDFLAEYVQLPIRPFRLQCAMLRLDEDLDDTFPLGRVAREELYFRGELNGDLLLGGGEYFEEHPEAISSGSGIDDEFRQHVASTVPTFLDGFERAEFVDGWSGIDAATPDTLPLLGSSASLPDEIVVATGFNGLGMVNSPVAAAAVRSHVTGEDTPFSLEQFDVDRFSDSTGDFDLRGTFEMEGAGR; the protein is encoded by the coding sequence ATGACAGATTCCGATACAGACTACGATGTCGTCATCGTCGGTGGCGGCGTGGCCGGCTGTGCCTCCGCGTACCATCTCGCATCCGATCACGACGTCGCCATCGTCGAACGAGGCCAGATCGCGGGCGAGGCGTCCGGCCTGGCGGCCGGACTCGTCGCACCGACGCTGTTCTACGGTGACCACCCGGACGTCGCGCGGTACGCGAACGAGTGGTTCCGAGCGTTCGACGGTACCCAGAACTTCTCGTATCACGAACGTCCACGGATCGAGTTTGTCCAGCCGGACAGCAAAGAGATCGCGCGTGGACGCGCCGCAAACCTCTCAGATGAGGGATTCCCCGTCTCGTTCCTCGATCCGGAGGAGGTAGAGCAGGAGTATCCGTGGTTCGACGCGTCGCGATTCGCCGGCGCCGTCGAGTACGCGGACACGGGCTGGGTCGACCCCTACGAGTACACTGTATCCCTCCAGAAAGCCGCCGAGGACCGGGGCGTCGATGTGTTCACAAACACGCCGGTGAGCAGCTTTCACGTGGAGGACGGAATAGCAGAGGTCGAACTGTCGAAGAGATCGCTGTCCGCCGAGTACGTCGTGATGGCTGCTGGCTGGCGGACGCGGGACTTTCTGGCCGAATACGTCCAGCTTCCCATCCGCCCGTTCCGTCTCCAGTGTGCGATGCTACGGCTGGATGAGGATCTCGATGATACGTTCCCGCTCGGCCGTGTCGCCAGGGAGGAGCTCTATTTCCGTGGTGAACTCAACGGCGACCTCCTCCTCGGCGGTGGCGAGTATTTCGAGGAACATCCGGAGGCGATTTCGTCCGGGTCGGGAATCGACGACGAGTTTCGCCAACACGTTGCGAGTACTGTTCCGACCTTCCTCGACGGGTTCGAACGGGCGGAGTTCGTCGACGGATGGTCTGGCATCGACGCGGCCACGCCTGACACCCTCCCCCTTCTCGGTTCTTCGGCTTCGCTCCCGGACGAGATCGTAGTCGCGACCGGGTTCAACGGCCTCGGGATGGTGAACTCCCCAGTTGCGGCAGCGGCGGTCAGATCCCACGTGACCGGCGAGGATACGCCGTTTTCGCTGGAGCAGTTCGACGTCGATAGATTCTCCGACAGCACCGGAGACTTCGACCTGCGGGGCACGTTCGAGATGGAAGGTGCTGGTCGATGA